The DNA region ACTGTGGTATAAGTTTTACTTCTagatttttgtaaatttttattttgggacTGAATTTTAGAAACTGCAGAATTATACTTTCGAATGATTTTAACGtaattcaaattttcttttttgaatccTAAATGGTTAAACGGTTTAGTTCAATTTTAGCAAACGGTTTAGATCACTTCGGTGATAAATATAACCTCCGAGATCCAGGCAAAACTTCTAAATCAGGttttgagatgttacaaactAACAAACTTAAACGGGTCGGTGTAATATGAGCTTgggttaatttttgtttttttttttgttttttggctAACATAAAGTTTGTTCTTAATTGGACTGTTTAGCCTTTGTGAGTACTGATGATTGGTTTGGATTTTTATTTGACGTTTTGGACTGTTTTTCTTTTTATACTTAGAATATTTATTTTCAAACTACAATGTGTTGTATTTGAAAATCAAAACCCcgatttttaatttaaagaattctgtTACCAAAATTTAAGTGATCGTAAGTGTTTTTCtggaattaaaatattttacgtAATTAAGTATTTTCTCTTAAGAACTGAAAATATTAATATCAAAGTTTTGTTTTATATTGTGTTTTTGAActttaaattttgggttcaaaatgAACGTGTGTAATTCTTCATAATTCGATCATAACGTCACCGGATATGAGATGTTACACTTATAATTTTTTCTCCTatattaattaggaatttttcacataaaatttatgtttatttattcacatttttattttcttaaattattaattgCAATTTTGCTCTATTCAACTATGGTATTCGCACACAATTCGTAAACTATATTATTGCGATGTGGATTTGAGATGTGGACACCTAATGATGTTCAATAGTTAAAATACAATTTGTataatttctttcattttttttactatccATGTTGATTTTAATGTTGTTTTTTGACCTAAAATTATGAGAAATATGAatctttttatgattaatttcatatttatatgcTAAAAAGTTTTATTTACACCAATttattaatatttcttttatatataacaATATACTTTTATATTCTATAAAATATAGTTTAATATGCAATAATCTTACTTAAATTAGTAATTCTAAGTTTATGCACCTATATGCAACAGTTTTTGTGTTTAATTAATGTTCAAAGATTATgactattaaattatttttaaaccctacacaatttttggttatttttagaaagttatatattatttataaagggAGGAATTCACTTATAAAGGGTAAAAACTAAAGTAAACATGGCTATTTATATGACTAATATTTTAACGATTCAACCGTTATATTTCATAGTTTGTTCAtgtagattatgcatgttaaatttGATGTATCTTAATTATTTATTCTATGTAAAAAAATACtaccattaaatatatattaatatatagagtattttaaattgatattatatagatatcAGTTCGGTTCAGtttagtttgaaaatttacatgcatgGTAAGGACAATATAATTGATAAACTCAAcggttgaattattaaaatattaatcatataaataattacaGAAATATATAAAACTACTTTACTCTTTACTGTGTCTAAGTAAATCCCACtccatattattatattattaataattcataattcatatttattcaaatataattcataatttatttgtatgccatattaaaatatataacctTTTAAATAAGCTAGATACAAAATAAAATACtacaataattattatttttaaaaaaaaaatttcctccTGCAGAATTTCTGCCCAAAAAAAGCAATTTATGTAGGGTCTAGCTTCTTGCTAACACTTATTATTTAACCATCATTAATTGTTTCTCTCAAGGAACTTCTTGGAAATTTGTACAATAGCTTCTACGAGTTCGATGCTAGGCTTTGGATCCTTGGCTTGAAATTCTTCCTTGACAGCATATGAAATGGTAGATTTTATGATGCTTGAGTTCTGGGATTTCTCTATTATTTCAAATTCAACGATTTGAACTGAGCAACCAATAGCTAGACAATCGCCTTCCAAGCCTTGTGTCTCTTTCACCCTCCTTTGGTCATCAATCACAGTGAATTTCTCTGTATAACTTGAATTCCCTGCTTCATAAGGAAACAACCCATCATCAGTTCCAACCagtaaaaacaataaatttgatCAAAGAAAACTTGGTTTTTCAAGGGTATTAATGATCAGCTCAAATCATTAGAAAACCAATAGTATTGATCAAAGAAAAACATGATTCTATAGAGTATTTATAATCAGATCAAACCATGAGAGAAACATGAATATTGGTCAAGGcaaaacttagttttaaaagGTAAGTATGATCAGCTCAAACCTTTAAAAGAAACAAGAATACTATTCAAGAAATACTTGGTTTTTAAAAGGGTATACATGATAAGCTCGaatcattaaaaaataagaatatttatcAAGAAAAACTTGATTTAAAATGGTGTTCGTCATCAAACTTTTCGTTTCATATTTAAATCACATGAATTTAAACTCTCTCACacttctaatattataaaaatatatatatatccctcATCAGCTTAATCCATTAGAGAAGGGTATATATGACAAgctcaaacaataaaaaaaaaacgaGGATTTTGATTAAGAAAAGCTTGGTCTTAAAGCGTACTCTTCGTCAAGATTTGTTTAGAGCTGTAGCTAGAGTTTTAAATCTTGTCATTCCTTTTCCCTTCCCGATATtgtaatcataaaaaaaaaatattccatCGTGAGCTCAATCAATTAGCGAAACAAGAATACTAGTCAACAAAAACTTGGTGTTAAAGGGTATTTTATAGAGGTTTAAGTACCTGGAACGAAAGTGACTTTGATTACAGTTCCGACCCCTCCATCACCCTCCAAAACGTCAAGTCTTTGGATAACATTTTTAAGCTCTTGTGCAACAAGCTCTGAGATCCCAAGGTTCCTATAAAGTTCCCAAGCTTCACTTGCAGGCGCATTCACTTCATCCTCATTCGTAATATGCTTCAATTCCTGAGAATTAACCCGATTGTAGCAAGCTAACAGAACAGAGAAAACCAATGAGAATTGcttcatcatttttttttctttggaattTTGCTTGCTTTAAACCTTGGAATGATTCTCTGGTTTCTCTATTTCTGCAATTTTCAGGGTTTATATAGAGCATAGAATAGGTTAATACGTTCACTGAATGATACATTTATAAATCTGCAAGCCTAAaccctaaaacataaaaaagttCTTTCTCCAGGTGGGCATAATATTTCGATAATTAAAAATAACGTGGGCATAACATTTTCCAGTTAAATTCAACACTCTtggatttttatgatttttaaaatcaaatatttaaattataattagttTCAttcttattaaattaaattaaaatatgagtGACTATATAGTtggatattatttttattattgaattatcgaACGTAATTAAAGACAATGTTGGGCTGTAGCGAGAGAAGAGAAAGTCGAGAATCGTAGACAAGAAACGGAAATccggtttgtacttttatgatttgagATCAATAcatttatatgcatatacatgTTGATTGCACGATTAACTATCGAGGTAAGCTTATGCTTGTCGTACGGATTGATTCGTGTTAAATGCTAATATGTCGAGAATTGAATTGAGATATGCATAGTGCAAACAAGCATAATATGAAATTGACAATGGCATAttatgtgaattgatgatgaaatgaaatgagaTATTATGTGTGGATTGGTTATAACATGTAATTGAACCATTTGTATCGTATTAACTATTTAGGCAGAGTCAAATATAGGTAGCATTCCATAGGATTAGATTGAGTACGAGTTATACTTTGGTTATATGCCGATGATCGCTGGGTGCAACGTGTACTTCGAGCATTTCGATGAAGCACGGGGTGCCAGATTGGTATGTTGGTCAACAATCAGTGTATCCATCTCAAGCCCAAATTAGGTTAATAAGGATTATAAAGAATGAACTCAAtaaatgagattgaattgaagtggtgatatgaaattgtttatatatatccataaatgtgaaatgtgaaatgtgattaaaAGCAATATGTGAAAGATCATGTGAGCTGGTTAAAAACGAGCCCTGGGGTCGAATCGAATATAAAATAGTCAATAGATTCGAGAGAGAGGATGGAATCGTAAAATGAATGATCAACGGAAATTGTAATGAAATTGAGATTGATTATTATATTGGTATATACATGTACACTTCAAATGGTAATGGAAATGTGTGTATGTGTCACACCTAGAAAAGTCAAAGCTTAAGTTATAATAGTGACTTTGGGTACCAAATTAAAAAACTTATAAATCGAACAAGCTCTAATGCAAAAATGAGGGATTTGCAAACTAGTTGTGTAAAGCCCCAACAATTTTAGTTTTGAACTGTTAGAATTTGTCAAAGTGATTAATTaggtttagtggttaagtattGTGAGTAGTGTGTGAGGGGTGTTGGGTTTGAATCATTTTcccattaaattttgttaattttttctcAACCCTGACTTTGGATATTAGAGTTATATATTATTTCGCTCAATTAATCatagaatgagcttgttggttcagtGGCAAGGCTTTAACTTACCATTTGGTCTTATGTTTGAAACCTTGCTCGTgcaaaaaagaatattttttgcTTCTCCCTTAGTGTGCCGCCCATGTGCCTAGTGTTTGGGTCAAATTCAAACTTTGGTCAAAATTGTAAGTTAGcaaaaaatatgaaaggttaggattttattttttaaactttattatattttattattgagATAATTCCCAGAAAATCTCTCTTCCACTCCCTCACTTTGTCATTTCacttttctcatttttctctcaCGTTGGTTTTTTGTTCTCATTGCTTTCTTTCTTTCACTTGTTACAGTAAAGAATAACCTTATAccgattatttcatgttttttttagattttcttatttgtttgtgTTCCTTTTGAATTTTCATTGACACTCCTATTTCATGGTGTTGTTTACGCATTTGAGGGAGTTCAGAAGGTTTCGTTTTGTTGTGGTATATCATTGTTGAGATTAGGAAGTAAGTTTTTGGTTTAACTGTTTTGGTCCTACTAGGAAGAGATTGTGAAACGAGCGAATTTCCATTGGAAAATTAAGGATTTTTTATCTACCGCTACTATTTTGGGTAAGTAACCGGTTGCCGAAAGATTGATTTCCGTTTTGTTAAGGCTTTGGTAGCGGTTGTGGCCAAATTAGTAGTTTAAAATTTGGTGTTTCATTGCTAGGATTGTCAGTTTTAATCGTCGTTTTAGGTTTTGGGATCCTCGTAGTTGTGTCAGCATCCAAAAATGAACAAGTGTGTAACGAAAAACTCAAAAAAACAATGAACAGTGCGATACCGAAAAGTGGGTTGTCAACGcatgaccgtgtgagccacataggtgtgtgataggccgtgtgggccacacggcctaggccAGTTTGGCCGTGTAAGCCATACAGACGTGTGGGCCCATTTTATGAAACTTTTACCTGGGGTTGTATTAATGTGCAATTCGTATCTAGCCACtccgaatgtaacacccctaacccgtatccgctgctagaacagggtttcagagcattactgccatttgcagatcacttaaaaaaattaaaatacttaccgattcagtgcatcatataaaataaatatattaccattcaatcaacagtttggcacttgtataagcatcaaacaacaacattgttagtatacttgcacatatatcatataaattcaacattgatatatctattttctcgacatgtcgcacttgagtttaataatagtctcaattacataatttccttgtatcaacatatcaaagataatcatatatgtacatgtcatgaaacatatcatgctcttaccgtttcttcacaagcatatatcattcatttcattacatcaatattttatgcttcatcatttccatatattttatgtatatttattctggtaatagcttatatcaaacttaacataaattatattccatgtacttatacttattttgtttatccattttcataattatttcatacaacgcttttgtatatatatttccatatgaccaattcttgtaaatatttcacacaaccatttcatataaccattcgtcatctgatacattttacctgaatatcaattgttcaacagatgttatagcgtctcccatccacggtcttatttatctttgacgtgatgccatagtgtctttcaactatggttttactcattttctgtcatgtttccatggtatctttcaaccatggtcttattcttttcatgtcacgttgccatggtatctttcaaccatggtcttacacatctcatatcaggttgccatggtatctttcaaccatggtcttacacatttcatatcaggttgtcatggtatctttcaaccatggtcttacacacaggttgccatggtatctttcaaccatggtcttacacatttcatatcagagagcacactcctgcgaacctcatccttacagggggattaccagtccaggctaaatcccctgtaatataaactcctagagtattgtcgggattaccagtccaggctaaatcccctgcaacgacaattactctaatgagcttggatctgaattaccagtccaggctaaattcagaccctaattcggattacccgtccgggctaaatctattttacacatattcttcgggagggctatatcaggataggatcacccgtccgggctagatcctttttaccgtcaattccttttcagagatccatcgaattttcctttcattcaaccgggatttcttctccttttatcaaatttatcaatgtttcataaattttcatacaatgaacattcaaatcatattcacataaataacatactatctcaagcatttaagaatataattcaagttatacgaacttacctcattgcttgtttgtgtttataatttcattaatctgatatcttttcttttccacgatcaagtctcatatttgagtcgtccggatctttataaataaatttgatcatcattttcattcatttcatattctaatgcatttaattaatgctctaggcaaaattaccattttgcccctaaacttttaattaatgacgatttcatccttagggtcaggaaaataaaattcttgcaatttaatccttatttccagctattattctcatatatattgataacaatccatgaattctataaaatatcagaatttttcataatttcaacacttttcaatttaatccctaaaacatgttttcccccgatcttgaactaaattaataatttcattcaattttgtaatttaaataataaaataatccatttcatgcaatttggtcatttctgacatgtttacaaaatttcccataaagttttaattttattcaatttagtccctgagcctaaaatatgcaaattagccatgctagatgaatattcatacatatttttcctcctcctcctctccattccacatccttaatgtagataacacacttgtaagtaacattatccataatttttattatttacttttatgaatattcaagttatctatctgcatcatagtcactaaattatttatatctggatctatagaactccaaattaatatccgataattttacctaaatctagactcatatatattcttaccacaaaaatttcataatttttggtttagccaataagtacagtttattctttaaagttacccctgttctgctgtctgacagttctgaccgctcttcaccaaaaattaattatctcctcatacaggattcaaatgatgttcttgtttgtttatcttaaaaatagactcattcagaattttataaatataaatttaagcccctaattatttttattcaattttttatcatttttcaaagtcagaacaggggaacccgaattcattctgaccttatctcacaaaattcattatatctcaaaatttaaaaattcatttcttacactatttattctatgagaaactatactcaataagctttaattccatatttttttcatcttctaattcgatttctacaatttatggtgatttttcaaagttagtctactgctgctgtccaaactgtttttgtgcaagctattaattaccatgttataacacccttattttctttttctacaccatttctcatcactttctcttattttctcttcactaacatatcaaaaacataggaccttatgtaagaaaactctactataacattatttccatgctttgtcaataataacaaacttaaaaacatattgaaatattgatatacttaccttgttctattgatactaatgttctattgatactaatctttaacttgattttctctctcctccagcttctatttcttgaatccaacttgatattctaactccccatgctctccttaacatttttgtctccTGGTAGCAatggaaattcatttgatttttgggtgaaaatggtgaatttttggtaaaaggaccaaattgtaaagaaagtaaaactttctttcttcctctctttctctcacgttagtgcatgggaaaatatGGGTGAgaatttctcttctttctttctttatatactaataaaataataaaatatcttattaaagtattaataaaataatatttatctaattaaataattataaaatatcaaaatacctctagcatcattattactcTCTAGATTTCTAtatcttccaattgaccattttgcccttcattatcttttaaaatttcatccttgagtcatcatttaatttggtaaaattacaatttagtccctcatagttcttcatctattcaatttggtcctaattcatccattttccttagtttctagatcattccactcttaatttatttacactattggtccttcaacttcttcatatttacactttaacccctcaaattatgaatatttactcttgtgcaacaaaacttttctcacttttacaatttagtcctttcttgaattaatatatcataatatacttctcaatatttacataactcaaaatttccctttttgtcactttatttccttattttactatatcaaggataatatcttactgtaaaaattttcagggtattacaccGAAGGGTCCGTACTGTATAAAAATGACTCTGAAACATTAAATTTGATATACTGCTACTATATGTGATATAGTTATTGTATGTGTTTAAATTACTAGAATATCTATTATGTGAATTTGCATCTAATCTATAAACTGATAATTTTAATAGCATGTTTTGATGTGAAAAGCATGCATGACAAATATGCATTTATTATCTGTTActatgtgcatgagcattgggatAGGAATATGATTTATGGAGAAAGTGTTGGCACATTAATAATTTGCCTTTTCTAGTGGTTTGACCACATATATTTGAATCTGGTGGTTTACTACATTACATTTGGCAACTTGTCTATACTATTTTGAAAAGTGACATACACTCACTTATAGGTGTATGGGTTTAGATGGATATTCGATACCTTATctggtgtgtaaggatggacagagatggt from Gossypium hirsutum isolate 1008001.06 chromosome A04, Gossypium_hirsutum_v2.1, whole genome shotgun sequence includes:
- the LOC107949330 gene encoding norbelladine synthase isoform X2, translating into MMKQFSLVFSVLLACYNRVNSQELKHITNEDEVNAPASEAWELYRNLGISELVAQELKNVIQRLDVLEGDGGVGTVIKVTFVPGNSSYTEKFTVIDDQRRVKETQGLEGDCLAIGCSVQIVEFEIIEKSQNSSIIKSTISYAVKEEFQAKDPKPSIELVEAIVQISKKFLERNN
- the LOC107949330 gene encoding norbelladine synthase isoform X1 produces the protein MMKQFSLVFSVLLACYNRVNSQELKHITNEDEVNAPASEAWELYRNLGISELVAQELKNVIQRLDVLEGDGGVGTVIKVTFVPAGNSSYTEKFTVIDDQRRVKETQGLEGDCLAIGCSVQIVEFEIIEKSQNSSIIKSTISYAVKEEFQAKDPKPSIELVEAIVQISKKFLERNN